The region CAGCCCTCCTTCCTGCGCAACATGGCCGTCACCGACCGCGCGCTGCTGGCCATCACGCCGGGCGAGCGCAAGATCAGCGGCAGCGAACAGCCGGCCGTGGCCTTCGACAGCGGCAGCTTCATGGGCCAGCGCGTCTACCTGGGCGAATTGCGCACGGATGCCATGGGACGGCTGATCGTGCTGGGCGGCCACGGCAAGTCGGCTTCCTGGAATGGCGCGCGCGCCATCACCTTTGCCAACAATGAAGGCTGGCATGACGACACGGCAGACGGCCCCGTCTGCGCCAGCGTGCGCTACCAGGGCAGCGCCTTGCCCGTCGACATGGCCTGGGTGGTCGTCGCGCCGCCCGATTATGCGCCGCAGCAAAAATCGGTCCGCACGATGTGGGATTTGATGCGCGACCTGTTCGTTTCCGAAGGAAAGCTGGCGGCGCCCGCCGTTCCCTCATTCCAGGATGATATCCGCCCCATTTTCGAGCGCCTGTCCAACCTGCAATGGGTCAACGCCGGCTTCGCCGCCGCCTTCGGCTGGGATGGCAGCACGCCGTTCAGCCGCGACGAGTGGATGGCGCGTCTGGCCAGTCCGTCCGAGAACCGCAAGGAATGGCGCACGGTCATCTATAACCAGTTCCGCCAGTTTGAGCGCGACGCCTGGGCGCCATCGCCATGGCCGTGGCTGTATGGCGACGCGATGGCCATCCCGCCGGCAGACACGCCGCGCCAGAACTGCGCGCTGAGCAACTTGCAATTGCGTTTCCTTAAACAGTGGGCGGCCGGCGAGTTCACGGCCGACTATGCGCCCGGCAAGCTTCCGCCGCAAAGCCTGGCCGAGGTGGAACTGTCCCTGCAACCGGACACGCTGCTGCGCGCGGCCATGGAATTCTGCCTGGCCGACGCCTTCCACCCCGGTTGCGAAATGACCTGGCCCATGCGCCAGGCCAGCATGTACAGCGCCCCCTTCCGCCTGGCGCACCGTCCGCCTGGCTGGGTGGAGCCGGATTACGGCGCCGTCTTGACTCCAGACAATATCAGCAGC is a window of Janthinobacterium sp. 1_2014MBL_MicDiv DNA encoding:
- a CDS encoding LodA/GoxA family CTQ-dependent oxidase, whose protein sequence is MSGPSLTPPQDTRIVKAAIYPPIGIARVGNSPTEYFLGPEVPEPAPRPAGYYRDAAGAIKRQAAGFRIYGLNAAGVAVAELNASNADIEWSVTLANTKAAWYQFQIALDIPEANATQPSFLRNMAVTDRALLAITPGERKISGSEQPAVAFDSGSFMGQRVYLGELRTDAMGRLIVLGGHGKSASWNGARAITFANNEGWHDDTADGPVCASVRYQGSALPVDMAWVVVAPPDYAPQQKSVRTMWDLMRDLFVSEGKLAAPAVPSFQDDIRPIFERLSNLQWVNAGFAAAFGWDGSTPFSRDEWMARLASPSENRKEWRTVIYNQFRQFERDAWAPSPWPWLYGDAMAIPPADTPRQNCALSNLQLRFLKQWAAGEFTADYAPGKLPPQSLAEVELSLQPDTLLRAAMEFCLADAFHPGCEMTWPMRQASMYSAPFRLAHRPPGWVEPDYGAVLTPDNISSPCSAQIAGGVTRWMAVPWQTDTASCRSGYQSDYDPYVPTFWPARVPNQVMSKLAYDTLMNREVPAEERLAAFARRAAWIRPLGNISYEEQINNMIADLAQVGVVEVRPGPTDVSGFPASVQVENLPQPIAGRHQLRAAAAIPDEFVDVDLEGTEKARHLQRHRL